Within the Legionella pneumophila subsp. pneumophila str. Philadelphia 1 genome, the region GCAAAATCTGGCCCAGGACTGATTAATGAAATAAAAACTAAAATAATTAAAGGAAATAGTAGAGTAAATTGATGCCATTGTTCCATAGAAACTCCAAGTTTTTTTATTAAGTTTTTCAGCCAATATCATAGCTAATTTTTAAACGCTCTTTTTTGGTTTTACATTTAGTGAATACGACATTATTTCTATGACTTAAACTCTCTAAATGTATCTCACCTCAGGGTTGGAAAGGGTGGTTTTCTATCCGCATTAAATAGATTTTCTCACTTTCTAACCAAGTAATTTAATAAAAATATATAAAATATGGAATTATTTTAATATTAATTTATAATATGTGCAATTATTAATATAGTTTTTATAGTATGAGAGGCAAGATGATTGATGATCCAATTGATTTACTCAGGCAATATTCAAGAAAATTGGTACGAGAATTAGGTATGTTGCAATTAAATAAGTTAGCTGCAAAGGAGCAGCCTTCTTATTGGCATACTTTAATTGAAATAAATAAAGAACCCAATATTACTATTTCCAAATTGAGTCAATTGTTGTTAGTTTCATTACCTACTCTGTCGCGGATAGTGAATTCTTTGATTAATGATGAATTGGTTACGGTAAACGAAGGGCTGGATAAGAGAGAGCGTTTTTTAAGAGTCACTGATAAGGGTAAGGAAAAGGTAAATTATATTGATGAATATTCTAATACTAAAATAAAAAGAGCATTTCATTATTTAACTGACGAAGAGAGGGAACAAGTAATTACTGCAATTGGAAAGTATGCTCAAGCTTTAGAACAAAGTCGTTTAATTCGTGATCAGATTAGAATTTTACGCTTGTCAACTTCCAGAGCTTTGCGTAAACAAATTGTTAATATGATTGAAAATATTCAAGTGAATGAGTTTCATCTTTCGATTACTCCTGAAATCAATGCATCAATTTTAAAGGCCGAAGAGGAGTATTGCTATTATAGCAGTTGTAATTTTTGGTATGCGGTTGACGAACAAGGGGGGATTATCGGTTCTATCGGTTTAAAGAAGTTAAATCATACTGAAGGGGAAGTAAAAAAATTTTTTATTGCGCCTAAGTATCGAGGGTTAGGATTAGCTCAAAAATTAATGCTGACTTTAGTTAGAAACGCCATGAAACATGGATTTAAAAAGCTGTTTTTGGGGACAGTAGCCCAGTTAAACGCAGCAAGACGTTTTTATGAAAAGAATGGATTTGTTCTTGTTAATAAGAATTCTTTACCTAAAGAATTTGAGCTGTGCCCTTTGGATACTCATTTTTATTATTGCGAAACAGATAAGCTGGATAAAAGCTTAAGAGAATTGATATGAGTACACTAAAAGCTTTGTAATTTAATTTATGAGCAATTTTTAAAGGTATGACAGGTTATGGTAGCGGATTTAATGCTATGCACTAATTTTTTTATATTTACGGGAGGACCTGGCTCTGGCAAAACTGCCGTATTGAATGAGTTAAATACTTGGGGCTATTTAACAGTTTCTGAAGTAGCACGTTCTATTATTCAAAAACAACAGGCTGATGGTGGTGATGCGATACATACTGGAAATAGAAAAGCGTTTCGAGACTTGATGCTTGAACAATCGATTGCAGATTATTGTAAGATGCAGTCAGAGGAAAAAATTGTATTTTTCGATCGGGGAATCCCGGATTTGTATGGTTACTCCAAAGCATTTTGTGGTGAGGCGAGTAAAGAAGTGAATGAGGCTGTTGGACGATTTCGTTATAATAAAACAGTCTTTATTTTCCCTCCCTGGCCTGAAATTTATGAAAATGACGATGAGCGCCAACAGGATTATCAAGAAGCGTTGCAAACTTATTATGCTGTAAAAGAGGGGTATTTTGATTGTGGGTATGTGTTATTAGAGGTTCCCAAATGCCCTATTAAAGACCGCGCTAATTTTATTTTTCAAATGATAAGTAAAAATGGATGAGCCGGTTGGGGTGTTGGCTAGTGTAAATCTCCTGTATGTTCTTTTGTCATTCCAATTCCTGAAATAAATTCGTCCAAAATTAATATCGCGAAATAACAATCACAATGTGCTGCATTTGTAAATTAAATAGTGGGAGTGGCATCCTATAAGCTTTTTATCTGGTATTTATCATTTACTTTCATTCAATACATAAATATCCTTGTTAACTTAACTTTAGTTTTAAAGCACAAATGGAGCTCTAATGGCAGCAGGTTTTATTGGTCTTCTCAAACAAAGAAAATTTTTGCCCCTTTTCCTGACCCAATTTTTTGGTGCTTTTAACGATAATGCTTATAAGCTAGCGATGTTGACTATGATTAGCTATCATTTAAGCCATACACAAGAACAGTCGGAATATTATCAGGCTATTGCAGGCGCTTTATTCATTCTACCTTTCTTTATCTTTTCCGCTACTTCCGGACAATTGGCAGATAAATATGACAAGGCTTTGTTGACTCGTCTGGTTAAGGTGCTTGAAGTGTTATTAATGATTATTGGAGGTATTGCATTATACAGTGGGAGCATTTTCTTGATGATGTGTACTTTGACTGGGATGGGGGTACATTCTTCTTTCTTTGGACCTATCAAATATGCGATTTTACCAGACCATTTGCCTAAGAAAAATTTATTAGCAGCGACAGGCCTAATTGAAGCCAGCACTTTTATTGCTATTTTATTAGGCACTACATTGGGTACGTTAACCGTTGGAGGGAAGGAGGCTACCCCTTATATCGCGATTATTATGACCTTAAGTGCCGCTTTTTCTGGTTTGGTCTCCAGCCTGTTTATACCTCCTGCACCATCAGCACTTCATGAATTAAAAGTGGATTTTAATTTATGGCGGGCCACAGTGA harbors:
- a CDS encoding bifunctional helix-turn-helix transcriptional regulator/GNAT family N-acetyltransferase, coding for MIDDPIDLLRQYSRKLVRELGMLQLNKLAAKEQPSYWHTLIEINKEPNITISKLSQLLLVSLPTLSRIVNSLINDELVTVNEGLDKRERFLRVTDKGKEKVNYIDEYSNTKIKRAFHYLTDEEREQVITAIGKYAQALEQSRLIRDQIRILRLSTSRALRKQIVNMIENIQVNEFHLSITPEINASILKAEEEYCYYSSCNFWYAVDEQGGIIGSIGLKKLNHTEGEVKKFFIAPKYRGLGLAQKLMLTLVRNAMKHGFKKLFLGTVAQLNAARRFYEKNGFVLVNKNSLPKEFELCPLDTHFYYCETDKLDKSLRELI
- a CDS encoding AAA family ATPase; amino-acid sequence: MVADLMLCTNFFIFTGGPGSGKTAVLNELNTWGYLTVSEVARSIIQKQQADGGDAIHTGNRKAFRDLMLEQSIADYCKMQSEEKIVFFDRGIPDLYGYSKAFCGEASKEVNEAVGRFRYNKTVFIFPPWPEIYENDDERQQDYQEALQTYYAVKEGYFDCGYVLLEVPKCPIKDRANFIFQMISKNG